The following are encoded in a window of Thalassotalea insulae genomic DNA:
- a CDS encoding ABC transporter permease: MDIKPILLSLKHNKFMAFLVIIQVAFTMGVLTSSILIAATTLRAWNMPSGIPHNDVIRISPQFYEVNKNIEQAIIRDIERVQQMPGVVNIAPSNAVPFTAENVIKVFTSAEKEAQPYRTVVFESDENLFDVLSLQLIEGRWLTAADVIKGEQANLTERAPVVMVSEDMAKALFGDSSAIGQTIWLEAQGDPVQIVGIYNNFMTGERLNGNGLSYHSIIRPQVTWSSSEQPHYLIRMEQGMASASLEDILAIFYQERGRYINSSELLKRTQKRMYDGRGSRALTFLVISAVLVIITALGITGLTAFQITQKRKQIGARRALGAKKSDIMRYFLTENSILTLTGLLIGLALTLSITFEVSERMEENVFNVGIFAVTALALWLINLLAVWFPAKRAANVAPAIVTRSA, from the coding sequence ATGGATATTAAACCGATATTGTTAAGTTTAAAACATAATAAATTTATGGCGTTTCTGGTCATTATTCAGGTGGCATTTACTATGGGAGTGCTGACCAGTTCTATTTTAATTGCTGCCACGACATTACGAGCTTGGAATATGCCTTCTGGTATCCCGCACAATGACGTAATTCGTATTTCGCCGCAGTTTTATGAAGTAAATAAGAATATTGAGCAAGCGATAATTCGTGATATTGAACGTGTACAGCAAATGCCGGGAGTTGTGAATATTGCGCCATCAAATGCAGTACCATTTACCGCAGAAAATGTCATCAAAGTATTTACTAGCGCGGAAAAAGAGGCGCAACCTTACCGTACGGTAGTGTTTGAGAGTGATGAAAATTTGTTTGATGTTTTGTCACTGCAACTGATTGAAGGGCGTTGGTTAACGGCGGCTGATGTTATTAAAGGTGAACAAGCGAATCTGACGGAGCGAGCGCCAGTGGTAATGGTCAGTGAAGACATGGCAAAAGCTTTGTTTGGTGACAGTTCTGCGATCGGGCAAACCATCTGGCTGGAAGCACAAGGTGATCCGGTACAGATAGTGGGCATTTATAATAACTTTATGACGGGTGAACGTTTAAATGGCAATGGTTTGTCATATCACAGTATTATTCGGCCTCAGGTGACCTGGAGTAGCTCGGAACAACCGCATTATTTGATCCGTATGGAGCAGGGAATGGCAAGTGCAAGTTTGGAAGATATTCTGGCCATTTTTTACCAAGAGCGTGGTCGTTATATTAACAGCAGTGAGTTACTAAAACGTACCCAAAAACGTATGTATGATGGCCGAGGTAGTCGGGCGCTCACTTTCTTAGTGATCAGTGCGGTATTAGTGATTATTACTGCGCTTGGCATTACCGGATTAACTGCGTTTCAAATCACGCAAAAGCGCAAGCAAATTGGTGCCAGACGGGCACTTGGTGCGAAAAAGAGTGATATCATGCGCTATTTCTTAACCGAAAATAGCATCTTGACGCTAACCGGGTTGCTTATTGGGCTGGCGTTAACCTTAAGTATTACCTTTGAAGTATCTGAACGGATGGAAGAAAACGTATTTAATGTTGGTATCTTTGCGGTGACAGCACTAGCGTTATGGTTAATTAATCTATTAGCAGTATGGTTTCCGGCAAAACGTGCCGCGAATGTTGCACCTGCAATAGTCACTCGCAGTGCCTGA
- a CDS encoding ABC transporter permease gives MFSYNLQLAINSLKERMSLTVLTVVTIAIGLGLYTTVKTIGYQSSQIPLPHKSQNIYLVQMDNREITAENIDEPMEMVDFTYKDTINLMELAIPGVSQTFFWSTYGILNVEEQNITPIRTRGGVTSSVFFDLVEMPFVYGQGWDKAADQSGQAIIVISKLMNDQLFGGVNSVGQTVRIGTNMLTIAGVYDDWENTRKFYNRSYGTGRPDNYFIPYSYALNLNMPRSAVFDCWAENASISRSFRTKNKEQLLNSECAWITFWAEIPNDELLTQYKQQLNNYVASQKSLGRFPREIKTYVTNLDEQMAFINANNGYIQTFSLIATLFFAVCLLNAIGIMLAKFMRKTKEVSLRRALGAKKFTIINQYILEVIIIGLIGGVLGILVAYLGLEGMMRIRLYASDYTMRLEDIVHYYQLDTVMIFQAFITSVLCTLVVSIYPIWRLCNIPPASQLKSQ, from the coding sequence ATGTTTAGTTACAATTTACAGTTGGCAATTAACAGCCTGAAAGAGCGAATGTCGTTGACCGTGCTTACTGTGGTCACCATAGCTATCGGTTTAGGTTTATATACCACAGTGAAAACCATAGGTTATCAAAGCTCACAAATTCCTCTGCCGCATAAAAGTCAAAACATTTATCTGGTGCAAATGGACAATAGGGAAATCACAGCGGAAAACATTGATGAGCCTATGGAAATGGTCGACTTTACCTACAAAGATACGATTAATCTGATGGAATTAGCGATTCCTGGTGTTAGCCAAACTTTTTTCTGGTCGACTTACGGTATTTTAAACGTTGAAGAACAAAATATCACACCGATCCGCACTCGTGGCGGTGTTACTAGTAGTGTTTTTTTTGACCTGGTTGAAATGCCTTTTGTATATGGCCAAGGCTGGGATAAAGCGGCTGATCAAAGTGGTCAGGCAATAATAGTGATCAGTAAACTGATGAACGATCAGTTATTCGGTGGTGTTAATAGCGTGGGTCAAACAGTACGCATAGGTACCAATATGTTAACAATTGCCGGTGTTTATGATGACTGGGAAAACACCCGCAAGTTTTATAACCGCAGTTACGGTACAGGTCGCCCAGATAATTATTTTATTCCTTATTCATATGCACTTAATCTCAATATGCCGCGTAGTGCGGTATTTGATTGCTGGGCGGAGAATGCCTCAATATCTCGATCATTTCGTACCAAAAATAAAGAGCAGTTGCTTAATTCTGAATGTGCCTGGATCACATTCTGGGCCGAAATTCCAAATGACGAATTGTTAACGCAATACAAACAGCAATTAAATAATTATGTCGCGTCACAAAAAAGTTTAGGGCGTTTTCCTCGGGAAATTAAAACCTATGTGACTAATCTGGATGAGCAAATGGCGTTTATTAATGCTAACAATGGTTATATTCAAACTTTTTCTTTAATTGCCACGTTGTTTTTTGCGGTATGTCTGCTCAATGCCATCGGAATTATGCTAGCGAAGTTTATGCGTAAAACCAAAGAAGTGAGTTTGCGCCGAGCATTAGGTGCGAAAAAGTTCACCATTATCAATCAGTATATTTTAGAGGTCATTATTATCGGCCTTATCGGCGGAGTATTAGGCATTTTAGTCGCTTATCTTGGGCTTGAAGGCATGATGCGTATACGTCTTTATGCCTCTGATTATACTATGCGTTTGGAAGACATCGTCCACTATTATCAATTAGATACTGTAATGATTTTTCAGGCATTTATTACCAGTGTCCTTTGTACTTTGGTTGTTAGTATTTATCCAATTTGGCGCTTATGTAACATCCCGCCAGCAAGCCAGTTGAAATCTCAATAA
- a CDS encoding ABC transporter ATP-binding protein has protein sequence MLKMDNVSKIYRTNLVETHALRDVNLHIKSGEFVSVTGPSGSGKTTFLNIAGLLETFEHGDYFLDGQNVKGLSDDRLSEIRNQKIGFIFQSFNLLPDLPLFDNVDVPLRYRGINAKERKERIEHALETVGLASRMQHLPTQLSGGQQQRVAIARAIAGDPLFLLADEPTGNLDSLMAQQVMELLEDINSKGTTIIMVTHDDQLARRAHRNIQIFDGQVSDLEKSVTDEIIRSA, from the coding sequence ATGTTAAAAATGGATAACGTCAGCAAGATATACAGAACTAACTTAGTAGAAACACATGCGTTAAGAGACGTCAATTTACATATTAAAAGTGGTGAATTTGTTTCGGTGACCGGCCCTTCCGGCTCGGGAAAAACTACATTTTTAAATATCGCCGGGTTATTAGAAACCTTTGAACACGGTGATTACTTTTTAGATGGTCAAAATGTTAAGGGATTAAGTGATGATCGATTGTCAGAAATACGAAATCAAAAAATTGGATTTATTTTTCAAAGCTTTAATCTTTTGCCTGATTTACCCCTTTTTGACAATGTTGATGTTCCACTTCGCTATCGTGGCATAAATGCTAAAGAACGAAAGGAGCGAATTGAGCATGCATTAGAAACTGTGGGCCTGGCATCGAGGATGCAGCATTTGCCGACGCAATTATCTGGTGGTCAACAACAACGGGTGGCGATTGCTCGGGCGATAGCCGGCGATCCGTTATTTTTGTTAGCGGATGAGCCAACGGGTAACTTAGATTCTTTGATGGCGCAGCAAGTGATGGAATTACTGGAAGACATTAATAGTAAAGGCACTACGATTATTATGGTAACTCACGATGACCAATTGGCACGCCGTGCTCACCGTAATATTCAGATTTTTGATGGTCAGGTCAGTGATTTGGAAAAGTCAGTGACAGACGAGATTATTCGTTCGGCGTAA
- a CDS encoding efflux RND transporter periplasmic adaptor subunit, with protein MLRDTSGQDIKIEQPHFNKKRIMQIALVLIVIISVIGYAAPKFNSMFSSDLTVAAERLRFATVERGNLQRDIGVQGQIVAANSPTLYAKAPGIVSLFIKAGDTVTQGQKLAEINSPQLRNRYEQELATLDQLELEVGRHQIEIKTSQLNTQQTIEMSAVNLEAAEVNKNRAEISIKDSLISQKEYEEKIAEYKRALLAHRHAKQNFDLQKESMAFELKRKQSQLDRQQFVVNDLKRQVQELILIAPTDGIIGSVSIREKDNVAANESLITVIDLSVFEVEVNIPESFADDLGVGLASEISFNGENHMGQIVAISPEVNNGQVKGRLRFNENGIANLRQNQRVSARILIESKENVLKVRRGPFVESGGGRIAYVVNGDNAIRTSVNLGARSIGEIEVVAGLQAGDQIVISSLDLFNSRDQIYLTK; from the coding sequence ATGTTGAGAGACACTTCTGGTCAAGATATTAAGATTGAGCAGCCACACTTTAACAAAAAACGGATCATGCAAATTGCTCTGGTATTGATTGTTATTATCAGTGTTATTGGTTATGCCGCACCCAAATTTAACAGTATGTTTTCTTCTGACTTAACGGTGGCGGCCGAGCGATTGAGATTTGCCACAGTTGAGCGTGGTAATTTGCAACGTGATATCGGTGTACAAGGGCAAATTGTTGCGGCGAATAGTCCAACACTTTATGCAAAAGCCCCTGGCATTGTTAGTTTGTTTATTAAAGCAGGTGATACGGTAACACAAGGGCAAAAACTCGCAGAAATAAATAGTCCGCAATTAAGAAACCGTTATGAGCAAGAATTGGCAACTTTAGATCAATTAGAACTGGAAGTTGGCCGTCATCAAATTGAAATCAAAACGTCACAGTTAAATACTCAGCAAACCATAGAAATGTCGGCGGTGAATTTAGAGGCAGCTGAGGTTAATAAAAATAGAGCGGAAATTAGCATTAAAGATTCATTGATCAGCCAAAAAGAATACGAAGAAAAAATTGCAGAATATAAACGTGCTTTACTCGCTCATCGCCATGCAAAACAAAATTTTGATCTACAAAAAGAAAGCATGGCGTTTGAGTTAAAACGTAAGCAGTCTCAGCTCGACCGTCAACAATTTGTAGTAAATGACCTTAAACGCCAGGTTCAGGAACTGATTTTGATTGCACCGACAGACGGCATTATTGGTAGCGTGAGTATCCGAGAAAAAGACAATGTTGCTGCGAATGAGTCGCTGATCACGGTAATTGATCTTAGCGTCTTTGAAGTAGAAGTGAATATCCCGGAAAGTTTTGCTGATGATTTAGGTGTCGGCCTGGCCAGTGAAATTAGCTTTAACGGGGAAAACCATATGGGACAAATCGTTGCTATATCGCCAGAGGTGAATAATGGCCAAGTTAAAGGACGCTTACGTTTTAATGAAAATGGTATCGCAAACTTGCGTCAAAACCAGCGTGTCAGTGCCCGTATCTTAATTGAATCAAAAGAAAATGTTTTAAAAGTGCGCCGAGGTCCGTTTGTCGAAAGCGGTGGTGGTCGTATTGCTTATGTCGTCAATGGTGATAATGCCATTCGTACCAGTGTCAACCTTGGTGCGAGAAGCATAGGTGAAATTGAAGTTGTAGCCGGTTTACAGGCGGGTGATCAAATAGTGATTTCAAGCCTCGATTTGTTCAACAGTCGTGATCAAATTTATCTGACTAAATAG
- a CDS encoding peptidylprolyl isomerase, with the protein MKMKSLALACSLVLFASASSFSQTQDSQWRKLDPENTVLMTLPQGKVVIELAPQFAPNHVKQFKTLVKKGFYDGEKFYRVIDGFVAQGGPEDASEKDKSVAPLKIEGDFAVDNKWSFTLVQNNDLFAPQTGFKDGFALGYSPKEQKAWLLHCPGVIAMARENEPDTATSHFYIPNGQAPRYLDRIMTVFGRVVYGMNHVQSITRTSVIEGATEVDKKDYTPMVKVQLMTDVPVAQRLNLEVKNTEHPTYAEKLAERKQRDHTFFYKKPPQVLDICQTPVGVRIAQ; encoded by the coding sequence ATGAAAATGAAATCGTTAGCGCTTGCCTGTAGCTTAGTTCTGTTCGCTTCTGCCAGCTCGTTTAGCCAGACGCAAGACTCTCAATGGCGTAAATTGGATCCCGAGAATACCGTACTAATGACTTTACCTCAGGGCAAGGTAGTGATCGAACTGGCACCTCAGTTTGCGCCAAACCATGTAAAGCAGTTTAAGACGCTGGTTAAAAAAGGCTTTTATGATGGAGAAAAGTTTTATCGGGTGATCGATGGCTTTGTCGCTCAGGGGGGGCCGGAAGACGCCAGCGAAAAGGATAAATCAGTAGCGCCGTTAAAAATTGAAGGAGATTTTGCGGTTGATAATAAGTGGTCATTCACTTTAGTACAAAATAATGACTTATTCGCGCCGCAAACTGGCTTTAAAGACGGTTTTGCTTTGGGTTATAGCCCGAAAGAGCAAAAGGCCTGGTTGTTACATTGTCCTGGCGTGATCGCCATGGCAAGGGAAAATGAGCCTGATACCGCCACTAGCCATTTTTATATCCCTAATGGTCAGGCACCTCGCTATTTAGACCGCATTATGACGGTATTTGGCCGAGTAGTTTATGGCATGAATCATGTCCAGTCGATCACTCGTACCTCAGTCATTGAAGGTGCAACGGAGGTGGATAAAAAAGATTATACTCCTATGGTGAAAGTGCAATTGATGACGGATGTGCCAGTAGCGCAGCGCCTTAATCTGGAAGTGAAAAATACCGAGCATCCAACATATGCCGAGAAGTTAGCCGAGCGCAAACAACGCGATCATACGTTTTTCTACAAAAAACCGCCGCAAGTGCTAGATATTTGCCAAACGCCGGTTGGTGTACGTATTGCGCAGTAA
- a CDS encoding DUF445 family protein, with product MNKSMITNLLALAFTLGGWYSEQAIIYSIGLFALSGAITNWLAIHMLFEKVPLLYGSGVIPARFEDFKAGIRNLMMEQFFTEENIDRFLSDSTGHASTLDLAPVIEKIDLSPAFDDLVNVIENSSFSGILAMVGGAQALQPMREPFIDKMKETMGRISQSEQFNTILRDQLEQPNVMTSMRLKVSDIIEKRLNELTPQLVKEIIQEMIRKHLGWLVVWGGVFGGIIGFIAAITNNI from the coding sequence GTGAATAAAAGCATGATCACTAACCTCTTGGCACTGGCATTTACCCTAGGCGGCTGGTATAGCGAACAGGCCATCATTTACAGTATTGGGCTATTTGCCCTGTCCGGTGCCATTACTAACTGGTTAGCGATACATATGCTATTTGAAAAAGTCCCGCTGTTATATGGCTCTGGGGTGATCCCGGCACGTTTTGAAGATTTTAAAGCCGGTATTCGCAACCTAATGATGGAACAATTCTTTACCGAGGAAAATATCGATCGCTTTCTATCTGACAGTACAGGTCACGCCAGCACCTTAGACTTGGCGCCGGTCATTGAGAAAATCGATTTATCACCAGCGTTTGACGATCTAGTCAACGTTATTGAAAACTCGTCTTTTAGCGGCATACTTGCTATGGTTGGCGGCGCGCAAGCATTACAACCTATGCGTGAACCTTTTATTGATAAAATGAAAGAAACCATGGGACGGATCTCGCAAAGTGAGCAGTTTAATACCATTTTGCGTGATCAGCTTGAACAGCCAAATGTCATGACTAGCATGAGGTTAAAAGTCAGCGATATCATCGAAAAAAGATTAAATGAATTAACCCCACAACTTGTAAAGGAAATTATCCAGGAGATGATCCGTAAACACCTAGGCTGGTTAGTGGTTTGGGGTGGTGTATTCGGTGGAATTATCGGATTTATCGCGGCAATTACCAACAATATTTAA
- a CDS encoding amino acid aminotransferase, with amino-acid sequence MFGSLKALPADPILGLLAKYRDDANPQKIDLGVGVYKDEAGHTAILDCVKKAEKYRHDNEDTKVYIGPTGSPLFNDEMSKLIFGNHKVLIENRARTVSTPGGTGALRVAAEFIKSCKAGATIWVSNPTWANHTGLFEAAGLTVKTYPYYDYENKTLDFDGMLAALKEVSSDDAVLLHACCHNPSGMDLTNEQWQQVAEVAKTVGFLPVVDMAYQGFGDGLDEDAYGLRLIADSVEEMIVCSSCSKNFGLYRERIGATTIIGSSANAADIANSVLLSVVRCIYSMPPAHGAALVETILNSDELRHQWYGELKEMRDRINGNRQLIVDKLIENGVTRDFSFITRQKGMFSFLGITPEQVQQLQDEYSIYMVGSSRMSIAGIANSNVDYLAQSIAKVL; translated from the coding sequence ATGTTTGGTAGCTTAAAGGCTTTGCCAGCCGATCCTATTTTAGGTCTATTGGCTAAATATCGTGATGACGCGAACCCTCAAAAAATTGATTTAGGGGTAGGTGTTTATAAAGATGAAGCTGGACATACAGCAATTTTAGATTGTGTAAAAAAGGCTGAGAAATATCGTCACGACAATGAAGATACCAAAGTTTATATTGGCCCAACCGGTTCACCATTATTTAACGACGAAATGAGCAAACTGATTTTTGGTAACCACAAAGTGCTTATCGAGAATCGTGCTCGTACCGTTTCAACGCCAGGTGGAACAGGTGCATTACGCGTTGCCGCTGAATTTATTAAATCATGTAAAGCTGGCGCAACCATCTGGGTCAGCAACCCAACATGGGCAAACCACACAGGTTTATTTGAAGCTGCAGGTTTAACCGTTAAAACATATCCTTATTATGATTACGAAAATAAAACCTTAGATTTTGACGGTATGTTAGCTGCGCTAAAAGAAGTAAGCAGCGATGATGCTGTGTTATTACACGCTTGTTGTCACAATCCAAGTGGTATGGATTTAACCAATGAACAATGGCAACAAGTTGCAGAAGTCGCAAAAACTGTTGGTTTCTTACCTGTTGTTGATATGGCTTACCAAGGTTTTGGTGACGGTTTAGATGAAGATGCCTATGGCTTACGTTTAATCGCTGACAGCGTTGAAGAAATGATCGTTTGTAGTTCTTGCTCGAAAAACTTCGGTCTATACCGTGAACGTATCGGTGCAACCACTATTATCGGTTCATCTGCCAACGCAGCAGATATTGCTAACTCAGTATTATTATCAGTAGTGCGTTGTATCTACTCTATGCCGCCAGCACATGGTGCCGCACTAGTAGAAACCATTTTAAATTCTGATGAATTACGTCATCAATGGTATGGCGAATTAAAAGAAATGCGCGACCGCATTAATGGTAACCGTCAGTTAATCGTTGATAAATTAATAGAGAATGGTGTAACTCGTGATTTTAGCTTTATCACGCGTCAAAAAGGTATGTTCTCTTTCTTGGGTATTACCCCAGAGCAAGTACAACAATTACAAGACGAGTACAGCATCTACATGGTAGGTTCAAGCCGCATGAGTATTGCTGGTATAGCTAACTCCAATGTCGATTACTTAGCGCAATCTATCGCTAAAGTGCTGTAA
- a CDS encoding DUF4785 domain-containing protein — MKFLTLTYSALSVSAILLSSSLWARPLSSQSLDLVSVNAPEHKVERKSLHFSQPINSTQQLSFAAKPFTHTSDEYWLEVTGKQLNDGLDVNITQPGALIRLSGKRANAPGAVNSLAIDPEKIALSKGAEKLSSPFKQKVSQQQFATANIFPNSSAVQLDKRIGKGVFKLKVNQQLNGHERYLINVKEKGSPYRLKVTIPRQSILATQHLELDMAMHNKNDQLDNSRYSAVIKSPNGDVMPVKYQQHDGKYSITLPEMATSALPGQLYELQVSSHASDNGLKISRNGKVAFAISQPTAKMTGKVAVENTHAVIGVEVASEGRYEISAIVSGVNKLGEQQQVMLSRSAHYLQPGEQHVQLIFDTQLLKQASVLPPYQLSQLRLVDQSRMALLQQQQ, encoded by the coding sequence ATGAAATTTTTAACACTTACCTATAGTGCCTTAAGTGTCAGTGCGATATTACTCTCTTCGTCACTATGGGCCCGCCCACTCTCTAGCCAATCGCTTGACTTAGTCTCGGTAAACGCACCTGAGCATAAAGTGGAACGTAAGTCGCTACATTTTAGTCAACCGATAAACAGCACGCAGCAGCTATCGTTTGCAGCGAAACCATTTACCCATACCAGTGATGAATATTGGCTTGAGGTAACGGGCAAACAGTTAAATGATGGCCTAGATGTTAATATTACTCAGCCAGGTGCGTTAATTCGCTTATCGGGTAAACGTGCCAACGCTCCGGGTGCAGTGAATAGTCTCGCTATCGATCCGGAAAAAATAGCGCTCAGTAAAGGCGCAGAAAAACTGTCTAGTCCATTTAAGCAAAAAGTCTCACAACAGCAATTTGCTACCGCCAATATTTTTCCTAATAGTAGTGCGGTGCAACTTGATAAACGTATAGGCAAAGGCGTATTTAAGTTAAAAGTTAATCAGCAACTTAACGGTCATGAGCGTTACCTTATTAATGTTAAAGAAAAAGGCTCACCCTACCGATTGAAAGTAACGATTCCTCGCCAGTCGATTTTAGCCACTCAACATTTGGAACTGGATATGGCTATGCATAATAAAAATGACCAGCTGGACAATAGCCGTTATAGCGCAGTTATTAAATCACCCAATGGTGACGTTATGCCGGTTAAATACCAACAGCATGATGGTAAATACAGTATTACTTTACCTGAAATGGCTACGTCAGCTTTACCTGGGCAGTTGTACGAGTTACAAGTTTCCTCTCACGCCAGTGATAATGGTTTAAAGATTAGCCGTAATGGTAAAGTAGCGTTTGCGATTAGCCAGCCAACCGCGAAAATGACGGGCAAGGTAGCAGTTGAAAATACCCATGCCGTTATTGGTGTTGAGGTCGCCAGTGAAGGGCGTTATGAAATTAGCGCTATTGTCTCTGGGGTAAATAAGCTGGGCGAACAACAGCAGGTGATGCTAAGTCGCTCTGCACATTATTTACAGCCGGGTGAACAACACGTGCAGTTAATTTTTGATACGCAATTGTTAAAACAAGCTAGCGTATTACCGCCGTATCAGTTGAGTCAATTACGACTCGTTGACCAAAGCCGTATGGCACTGTTGCAGCAGCAACAATAA
- a CDS encoding CocE/NonD family hydrolase, giving the protein MLRKLLIVAVLFIGSTTAVFADNNKTDKRADYIRQHYAKYEYQIPMRDDKTLFTTVYTPYDNSKAHPILMQRTPYSVGPYGVNNYRSRLGPSEAFEKEGFIFVFQDVRGRFRSQGEYVNMRPQDAYLRGKNAVDDATDTYDSIEWLVKNIERNNGKVGMWGTSYPGYYTSVASINAHPALKAISPQAPIADWFFDDFHRNGAFALPMAFVFFDTFDNFPKEKHSYWPEGQDMATHDGYQFFLDLGPLSNVNKSYFHNKRPFWDELTEHPNYDQYWQSRNLLPHLNNTKPATLIVGGWYDTEDLYGPLKTYQTMSHGNQKDHIQLVMGPWFHGQWNRDDGNKMGEADNGFNTSDWFQKNVLLPFFNQHLKSGDDAYIAQATVFDTGANRWQRFEQWPPNAVTKQTLYLQANESLSADKPKVKNSFSEYLSDPNKPVPHSKKIGRGWDREYMAEDQRFAARRPDVLIFETEPLTEDMTLSGNIELKLQFSTSQSAADLIVKLVDVFPAKDENNNKLDKTLGNRHELVRWGSIRGRFRDSMTEPKPFVPNQVTPVNFELYDVMHTFKRGHKLQILVQSSMFPFLDRNPQHYVDNIFKAMEADFVKADHRIYHQVGNASQIELSVLK; this is encoded by the coding sequence ATGTTAAGAAAACTGCTAATTGTCGCTGTACTATTTATTGGTAGTACTACCGCTGTTTTTGCCGATAATAATAAAACGGATAAGCGGGCGGATTATATTCGTCAGCATTATGCAAAATACGAATATCAGATCCCAATGCGTGATGATAAAACTCTTTTTACCACGGTATATACACCTTACGATAATTCAAAAGCCCATCCTATTTTGATGCAACGTACTCCTTACTCAGTTGGCCCTTATGGGGTTAATAATTATCGAAGCCGTTTAGGGCCATCTGAAGCATTTGAAAAAGAGGGGTTTATCTTTGTTTTTCAAGATGTCAGAGGGCGATTTCGCTCTCAAGGCGAGTATGTCAATATGCGACCACAAGATGCTTACCTGCGCGGCAAAAATGCGGTTGATGATGCCACCGATACCTATGACAGTATCGAATGGTTAGTGAAAAACATTGAGCGCAATAACGGTAAGGTTGGCATGTGGGGAACATCTTATCCAGGTTATTACACTTCTGTCGCCTCTATTAACGCTCATCCGGCATTAAAAGCCATTTCACCACAAGCACCGATTGCTGACTGGTTTTTTGATGATTTTCACCGTAATGGCGCTTTTGCCTTGCCGATGGCTTTTGTCTTTTTTGATACTTTTGATAATTTCCCGAAAGAAAAACATAGCTATTGGCCAGAAGGTCAGGATATGGCAACTCACGATGGCTACCAGTTTTTTCTTGATTTAGGGCCGTTATCTAACGTTAATAAAAGCTATTTTCATAATAAGCGTCCGTTCTGGGATGAATTAACAGAGCACCCCAATTATGATCAATACTGGCAGTCACGCAATTTACTGCCGCATTTAAATAATACTAAACCGGCGACTCTAATAGTCGGTGGTTGGTATGATACTGAAGACTTATACGGCCCACTTAAAACCTATCAAACCATGTCTCATGGTAATCAAAAAGACCATATACAACTAGTGATGGGGCCTTGGTTCCACGGCCAATGGAATAGAGATGACGGTAATAAAATGGGCGAAGCAGACAATGGCTTTAATACCAGTGACTGGTTTCAGAAAAATGTCTTGTTACCTTTTTTTAATCAACATTTAAAATCTGGTGATGATGCTTATATAGCTCAAGCAACAGTGTTTGATACTGGCGCAAACCGTTGGCAACGCTTTGAGCAATGGCCGCCGAACGCGGTAACTAAACAAACTTTGTATTTACAGGCCAATGAAAGCCTGAGCGCCGACAAGCCAAAAGTTAAAAATAGCTTTTCTGAATATCTAAGCGATCCAAATAAGCCGGTTCCTCATTCGAAAAAAATCGGTCGCGGTTGGGATCGTGAATATATGGCAGAAGATCAGCGTTTTGCTGCTCGTCGTCCGGATGTTTTGATTTTTGAGACTGAACCGTTAACCGAAGATATGACCTTATCTGGCAATATTGAGCTGAAATTGCAGTTTAGTACTTCTCAGTCGGCGGCCGATCTGATCGTTAAGTTAGTCGATGTCTTTCCGGCAAAAGATGAAAACAATAACAAACTGGATAAAACTCTAGGTAATCGGCATGAGCTGGTGCGTTGGGGGTCAATTCGTGGCCGTTTTCGTGACTCGATGACTGAGCCTAAACCTTTTGTGCCAAACCAGGTTACGCCGGTGAATTTTGAGCTTTATGATGTCATGCATACCTTTAAGCGCGGTCACAAACTGCAAATTCTGGTACAAAGCAGCATGTTCCCGTTCCTGGATCGTAACCCGCAACACTATGTTGATAATATCTTTAAGGCGATGGAAGCTGATTTTGTTAAAGCGGATCACAGGATTTATCATCAGGTAGGTAATGCTAGTCAGATAGAGCTCTCTGTGTTGAAATAA